The Paucidesulfovibrio gracilis DSM 16080 sequence TCGCGCATCCACACTGTGAATCATACCGGCCACAAAACAACAAGCACAAGCATCAGCCGCACCATTGCGCCCAATGTTGAAACGGCGACGCACCGCTCTAGGACACCATGCAAAACGGCAGAAAAGCAGATACCCTTTTTGCGAGCGGCGCGTACGGTGTTTACAATTCCGAAGTTTCGCACACTTCTGTCCCAATTCCAATACCGGTTTTCCCCCAGAAAAAAGAATCCTCCAACCGTACCAAGCTGCAAAGTACAGACCACACTGGTGGTAAAAATAAATTACACCAATTCCGTCAGATTACAAAACCAGACAACCCACGATACGCTGCCCGGCCTTGCCAATGCCGCATGTTTCAACGTATTGCTTTTGCCCACGAACCAATGCCCTGGCAGTGATCCGCTCCCCGAATGCTGCCGGACCATCGTCCGCGCCGGCCCGGGGCGTCCCGAAAAACGCCCTGCGCCGACACTACCCCCGTGTGGAGAAATTTTCATGAACGCCGCTCACCAGCCCCTTCGAATCACTCTGCTGACCCTTCTGTTCCTGACCATCATGCATCCCCTGCCCTCAGACGCCCGCACATTGGATGCCCGCACACTGTACAAGCAAGTGCAAGGCTCCGTGGTGCGCGTGATCTGCGACACGGGAAACGCCATCTCCGAAGGCACAGGCTTTTTTGTGGGGGACGGATCGCTCGTGGCAACCAATCATCATGTGGTGGAAGGCGCCCGATCCATCGACGTGGAAACCAACGACGGCGAAACCCAACACTCCCTGCGGCTGGTGTATGCCGACCGACGGCAGGATCTGGCCCTGATCCGCGTGCAGCACCCCGGCACAGCCCTGCCTCTGGCCGAAACACCGCCGGAGGTCGGCCAGGAAGTCATGACCATCGGACACCCCCTGGGCCTGGAAAATTCCATTTCCCTAGGCGTGGTCAGCGGCCTACGCACCCAAGAAGGCGTCAGCCTGGTGCAGACCACGGCGGCCATCTCCCACGGCAACAGCGGCGGTCCGCTCCTGGATGAACAAGGCCAGGTGCTGGGCATCAACACGTTCTACTATGACGGGGGGCAAAATTTGAACTTTGCCGTGGCCGTAACACACCTCGCAGGCATGCTTTCCCGCGACCTGAGCGGCTCCGGCACCGGAGGAACCCCTCCCGGACAAGCCCAGGGTACTGGCAACAGCAGCGGAGCCAAGGACAGGATCAACCAGCAAGAAAATCCGGCCCCCTCTTCGCCCCGCCCACCACGCCAGACCACCCCTTCCCCGGACAATGGAAAAGGCATCATCAACGATCACCAGCACCACCAAGACGGCAACGCAAGCCAGGGCAGCATCCGCCGCCGGTAAGCGGCATTCACGGGGTTCAGCCCCGCACAGCCACCACCGCGGACGTTCCCACGGCAGCAGCCCTGGACGGGCTACAGATGACGCCGCAGGGCATGGCAAAACTGGTCCGGGCAAGACGTACCACGCTTGCCGCAGGTAATGCCTTCCAGCCGTTCCAAAACATCCTCCAGCGCCATGCCTTCCACCAGGGCGGCAACGGCCTTGAGGTTGCCGTCACACCCACCCGTAAAATGCACGCCATAGACCTTGCCGTCCCGCACTTGGTAGCTGATGTGCTTGGAGCAGACGCCCTGGGGTACATATTGTTCGCAAGAAGAACCAT is a genomic window containing:
- a CDS encoding TIGR03905 family TSCPD domain-containing protein, whose product is MMRDLPMSFAAGLQPDNDGSSCEQYVPQGVCSKHISYQVRDGKVYGVHFTGGCDGNLKAVAALVEGMALEDVLERLEGITCGKRGTSCPDQFCHALRRHL
- a CDS encoding S1C family serine protease, with product MNAAHQPLRITLLTLLFLTIMHPLPSDARTLDARTLYKQVQGSVVRVICDTGNAISEGTGFFVGDGSLVATNHHVVEGARSIDVETNDGETQHSLRLVYADRRQDLALIRVQHPGTALPLAETPPEVGQEVMTIGHPLGLENSISLGVVSGLRTQEGVSLVQTTAAISHGNSGGPLLDEQGQVLGINTFYYDGGQNLNFAVAVTHLAGMLSRDLSGSGTGGTPPGQAQGTGNSSGAKDRINQQENPAPSSPRPPRQTTPSPDNGKGIINDHQHHQDGNASQGSIRRR